The DNA segment CTCCGCGCGCAGGCCGACGGCACCGACGCCGTCTATCGGGAGGCCATCGGATGACCGATCTCGTCGTGCTCTCGCTCGAGCGCTGGGACCAGGTCTGGCGGCGCAACCAGCACCTCGTCGCGGGGTTGCTGCGCACCGACCCTGGGCTGCGCGTGCTCTTCGTCGAACCGGCCGCCGACCCCGTGCACGACCTCGCGTCGCGCCGGCGGCCCGGCACCGGGCAGGGCGTGACCGAGGTCGGCGACCCGGCTCCCGGGCGGCTCTGGACCTATCGCCCGACCAAGTGGCTGCCGCGGCGGTTCGACGCGCGCGCCGATGCGCGGCTCGCGGACGGCGTCGTGCGCGCCGCGACATCCCTGGGCATGGAGCATCCGCTGCTCTGGATCAACGACCCGGGCGCCGTCGAACTCGCCGAGCGCACCGGTTGGCCGACGCTGTACGACATCACCGACGACTGGCTCGCGGCCGACCGGTCCGAGAGCGAACGCGCTCGCACGGCCGCGACCGAGGCCCGGCTGCTCGAGGTGGCCCGCGAGGTCGTCGTCTGCTCACCGGAGCTCGCGCGTCGCAAGGGCGCGACGCGCCCCGTCACGCTCATCCCCAACGGGGTCGACGCGGCCGCCTACCGGCGGCCGGCGGCTCGCCCGACCGACCTGCCCGCCGGCCGCACCGCGCTCTACCTCGGCACCGCCCACCCCGACCGCATCGACGTCGCGCTGTGCGAGGAGACCGCGCGCGTGCTCGCCGCGGCGGGCGGCGGCACGCTCGTGCTCGTCGGCCCGAACCTGCTCGGCGAAGCGGCGACCGCGCGCCTCGAGGCCGCCGGCGTTGTGCTGCTCGGCCCCCGGCCGAGCGCCGACGTCGTCGGCTACCTGCAGCACGCCGACGTGCTCATCGTGCCGCACGTCGTCACACCGTTCACCGACAGCCTCGACCCGATCAAGCTCTACGAGTACCAGGCCGTCGGGCGGCCGGTCGTCTCGACGCCGGTCGCGGGGTTCCGGGATGTGGCAGACGCGCGGGTCACGGTCGCGGAGCGGGATGCGTTCCCGGCGGTGGTCGGCGCGGCCGTGGCGACGGCCTCGGCATTCCCCCACGGTGCGGACGGTCCGGCGAGCGACTGGAGCGAACGCGTCCGCGCGATGGCAGAGGTCTTGGCCCGCCTCGCCGGCACCGCCGCGTGATCTCCAGCGGTGCGGTTCAGAGCTCGTCGAGCGCGCGGCGGAACAGGCTCCAGGCCCGATCCCAGTCGTGCACCAGTGCACGCTGTCGAGCCGCCACCTGGAGATCGCGAAGCCTGCCCCGATCCGTGGCGATCGCTGCGATGGCCTCCGCGAGCGCCCCGGGATCATTCGGCTCGACCAGGATGCCGGCGTCGCCGACCACCTCCGGCAGGCCGCCGACACGGCTCGCGATGATCGCCAGGCCGCTGGCCATTCCCTCGCCGGCGGTCAGCCCGCTCGCTTCCGACCGCACGGAGGGCACCACCATCACGTCGGCATCTCGGATCAGGTCGGGCAGTCCGGCACGATCGACGAAGGGGATGAACGTGACGTCGGCCCGGCCCGCACGTGCGAGCTCACGAAGGCGGCGTTCGTACGCACTGAGAGCTGCCTCGCGGGCGAACCCGGGGCTGCCGACGATCGTGTACTCGACCTCGAGATCGGAGAGCGCCGCGGCAGCCCGAAGGAGCACGTCGGGCCCCTTGAGCTCGATCGTCCGCCCGACGTAGATGACACGGAGGGGGCCGGATGAAGCGGATGCGGCCATGGGCCGGGGTCGGAACTGATTCGTGTCGACGCCGTTCGGCACCACCCGAATGCGGGCCCGGATGCTGCTCGGAAGCTGCGCTGCGGTCCGCGCGGCCAGCCACGCGCTCACGCAGACGATGAGGTCGGCCCTGCCGAAGACCCGGCGGGCCTCGAATCGGGAGTACGTCCGCATCAGCTCGTTGTGGATGAAGATGGCCGTGCGATGACCGGAGCCATCGAGCATCGACGGGAGCACCGGTGCATTGTGGCCGATGACGATTCCGGGTTCGAGTCCGCGTATCGCCTCCGCGGCGGGCCCGTAGTACCGCCGGGTCCCACGGCGAGGGCGGCCGAGGGCCCCGGCCGCGAGGTCGCGGTAGCGTTCCGCACGGCTCGGCCTGGGCTCACCGTGATACTCGACCGGCCCTGCGGAGGGGTAGCGCGGCGTCATCGTCGACCGGTCGAGCACCACGAGATGGCGGTACGGGTCACCCGCGAGCGCCGAAGCCGTCGCCAGGCCGTTCACCACGGTCGGAATCGCCGAACCCGTCCTCGGTGA comes from the Agromyces marinus genome and includes:
- a CDS encoding glycosyltransferase, with the translated sequence MTDLVVLSLERWDQVWRRNQHLVAGLLRTDPGLRVLFVEPAADPVHDLASRRRPGTGQGVTEVGDPAPGRLWTYRPTKWLPRRFDARADARLADGVVRAATSLGMEHPLLWINDPGAVELAERTGWPTLYDITDDWLAADRSESERARTAATEARLLEVAREVVVCSPELARRKGATRPVTLIPNGVDAAAYRRPAARPTDLPAGRTALYLGTAHPDRIDVALCEETARVLAAAGGGTLVLVGPNLLGEAATARLEAAGVVLLGPRPSADVVGYLQHADVLIVPHVVTPFTDSLDPIKLYEYQAVGRPVVSTPVAGFRDVADARVTVAERDAFPAVVGAAVATASAFPHGADGPASDWSERVRAMAEVLARLAGTAA
- a CDS encoding glycosyltransferase family 4 protein encodes the protein MTDIIHAITPGDHFSPRTGSAIPTVVNGLATASALAGDPYRHLVVLDRSTMTPRYPSAGPVEYHGEPRPSRAERYRDLAAGALGRPRRGTRRYYGPAAEAIRGLEPGIVIGHNAPVLPSMLDGSGHRTAIFIHNELMRTYSRFEARRVFGRADLIVCVSAWLAARTAAQLPSSIRARIRVVPNGVDTNQFRPRPMAASASSGPLRVIYVGRTIELKGPDVLLRAAAALSDLEVEYTIVGSPGFAREAALSAYERRLRELARAGRADVTFIPFVDRAGLPDLIRDADVMVVPSVRSEASGLTAGEGMASGLAIIASRVGGLPEVVGDAGILVEPNDPGALAEAIAAIATDRGRLRDLQVAARQRALVHDWDRAWSLFRRALDEL